AATAGCTTCTGCTCGTACCCGGAAATTACCGTTGCAGATATCGAACCATTTGCACCTGGCACACCTGTCTGCATTGGCTTTTATGAGAGGCTTCCGGTTTTTGAGGCCAGCCATTAATTCGTCGTTTGTATCTGTCCAGATCTCGCTGAACTTCCTTTCCTTGACGTTGCCAAAGGAATAATGTCTCCAGAACTGGTCTGCATGGACCGAACCATCCCATGACACGCATCCGATACCGATACCAGTTGAATTACCCTGGTTCATCATGAGAAGTTCATAAACATCGGCCGCACGCTCGGGATCCTCCTCCAATAACCGGAAATAGACATAGGGACCATCGCAGTGGTTATCCACGGTCAGCACTTCCATTGGGAAGCCTTTGTCATGCATTGCTTTTGTCCTATCCATTATCAGATCAAGCACCTTACGGCTCTCTTCATGTGTCAGGTCTTCTTCCACCAGCTTTGACCCCCTACCTGCATAGACCAGGTGATAGAAGCATACTCTAGGGATGCCTTCCTCTTCAAGCAGGTCAAATATGGCCGGGATATCAGCAGCATTCTTTTTATTAATAGTAAGTCGCAATCCTACCTTGATACCTTCTTTCTTGCAGTAGCGCATACCCTGCAGTGCCGCATCAAATGCACCTTTCATGCCCCTGAACTTATCATTGGTCTCCCTCATCCCGTCCAGAGAAACACCAACATATGAAAGGCCGATCTCTTTTAAGACTTTTGCCATATTTTCATCGATCAGGGTCCCGTTGGTGGAAATAACAGCCCGCATACCCTTTGATGTGGCATATTGGGCCAGTTCAGGGAGGTCTTTTCGCATCAGGGGTTCACCGCCTGAGAATAAAATCACAGGAGAACCGAAATCTGCCAGGTCATCTATCAGGTCTTTACCCTGCCGGGTGGTCAGTTCATCCTTATACTCAATATCCTGGGATTGGGCATAGCAGTGTACACAGTGGAGGTTGCATCGCCTGCCCATGTTCCAGACCACTACTGGTTTTTTATCTTTTGAGAACTGCAATAAATGTGAGGGAAGTTTGCCTGATTCCCGGCCATACCTGAGCGCATCTGACGGCTCAACTGTCCCGCAATATAATTTTGAAATACCTATCAATTGAAAATCTCCATTTTGTTTTTATGTAAGATGTATAAGTAATCCTCTTTTTTCATTGAATCGTACATTGATGGATGATGAATACATCACAAGGTCCTTTTCTATGTGAAAAGTGATGTCATATTTATTGTATGTGACATCACCTGAAAGTGCGCGGTCCGTGGGTCTTATCTCAAGTCTGGGGCAGCATCCTCCACCTGATAAAAATATACGCACCGCTTTTTTTTCAGTTTTGGCCAATTCATCTTTTATGAACTGTACAGCATCATCTTCAATAAAAAGATTGCTCATTAAATATCAAATTCCTTTTGTACTTCGTTAATGAGTGCCTCAAAGGTATACTCCTTAGAGATAATATTAACTTGTAGATTATATATATCTAATGTTATAGATGTTGGATCACCAATAGCTGCCACAATAAGTTTATGAAAATTTAATGCTTTTGTGAGCTTATCCAGGACATCCATTTCAGAGGCCAGTTCGAACAGGTTTTTAACCATCATTGAACTGGTAAATGCAATAGCATCCACTTTATTTTCAATTAATGCCTGTATCAGTTCCTCCTGTTGTGCATTTCTTTTTGGTCTTGCGATCTCATAGACCTGGGTCTCAAACACTTCAGCCCCTGCGTTTTCCAGCCCCTCTACAAGAATAAGCGCACCATGGGAACTCCTGGCTATGTCAACCACTTTACCCTTCACGTCCGGTGCTATAGCTTTCACTAAACCCTCTGAACTGTATGATTGGGGAACAAATGAAATAGTAATTCCTTTGTTTTGTGCAGCTTCCCCGGTCTTTGGACCAATTGCAATGGTCTTACAGCGGTTTAACGCCTGTATGAACTCTTCCCGGTCTGTTATTTTATCCAGGGTATGATCGATCCCGTTGGCACTGGTAAAGATCACGATATCTGATTGCCCGGCCAGCACCCTTTTAACAAAACCATCAAAATACTCATCTTTTTTGTCCAATATCTCTATCAATGGAGCCGAAATAACTTCAAAACCTGCTGCCTGGCAAATATGAATGGATTCTGCCTCATACCGCTTAGGCCTCATTATAGCGATCAATGGATGTGGATTTGCCATAATAACCTACTGGACTTTTTGTTCACCCAGTTCATCATGCAGGCCGACCACACCGCCAATAATGGTAATGGCAGGGGCCTTGACACCCCTCTCTTTGGCCAGATCTACAATATTTTTAAGAGTACCCACCGTAGTTCTCTGGTCCGGCCTTGTACCCCTTTCTATCAAAGCTACCAGAGTATTGGGATCTTTGCCGTGGTGCAATAATTCATTGACATTCCGAGGCAGCATGCTGACGCCCATCAATATCACTATGGTCCCGCTAAAACGAGCAAGTGCATCCCAATCAAGGGCTGAATCATCTTTTGTTGGGTCTTCATGTCCTGTTATAAAGGTCACCATGCTGGCATGATCCCTATGGGTCACAGGTATGCCTGCATAAGCTGGTGCTGCAATGGCCGATGTAATCCCTGGCACAACTTCCACTTCGATGCCTTCTCTAACCAGCACCTGTGCTTCTTCCCCGCCCCGTCCGAACACGTAAGGGTCGCCGCCTTTCAACCTGACAACCTTCTTTCCCTCTTTGGCTTTATCCACCAGCACCTGGTTTATCTGGTCCTGTTTCAGGGTATGGCTGCCTGCATATTTTCCGACATCGATCTTTTCGGCACCTTTAGGCATACTAGCTATGATCTTTTTTCCTGGAAGCTGGTCATATACGATAACTTCAGCCTCGTCAATGAGCCTGCGTGCCTTTATGGTGAGCAGGTCGGGATCGCCGGGGCCGCTGCCAACCAGATATACTTTGCCGGATTTTGTGCCTTTCATAAGAATGTCTCAGTTTTCTTAAGGAAAATTTTGTTTTTCTTATCGTTCTGATAGTATGATATACTTTCCTGAGAGGGGTGCTCCAAAGACTATCTTTTCCGATTTCATCAACTGTAGATGTAATGGAGAAGTGGTTGGCAATGAGATTATAATTAAAATGAAGAAGAAGGCAACAACACCTATTTTCAAATCAAATGATGTTTTTCAGAAATCGTATCCCATACCATGGTTGGGCAATAAGAGACTTCGCTTTGAATGGATATCCTGACCAGGGTTCAATTATGAGATATAAACACTTGACGAAAATCGGTGTTAAATAAATTCATGCTAAATCCTCTCAAAAAAGGTAGTATTAATACAATAGTATATAAATGTTTTAATAGTTGAGAAGAATCGGCAAATGATACTTAATAATCTGACAAAGTCAAGCTACTCATCAACCGGTATTGTTTCAAGTTGCCCAGCTAAATTCCATATCAGTGTTCTGGTATGCAATGGCAAATTTTGGTCAGTACTTATATCGTCTAAAATTCTGATACTTAAAGCAGCTTTAAAGGCTGGTGTGTTTTCTTT
This region of Methanosarcinales archaeon genomic DNA includes:
- a CDS encoding UPF0147 family protein; the protein is MPVDSENIIKQCMEVVDRITNDDSVPKNIRRSADEIKNILYKKENTPAFKAALSIRILDDISTDQNLPLHTRTLIWNLAGQLETIPVDE
- a CDS encoding uroporphyrinogen-III synthase, giving the protein MANPHPLIAIMRPKRYEAESIHICQAAGFEVISAPLIEILDKKDEYFDGFVKRVLAGQSDIVIFTSANGIDHTLDKITDREEFIQALNRCKTIAIGPKTGEAAQNKGITISFVPQSYSSEGLVKAIAPDVKGKVVDIARSSHGALILVEGLENAGAEVFETQVYEIARPKRNAQQEELIQALIENKVDAIAFTSSMMVKNLFELASEMDVLDKLTKALNFHKLIVAAIGDPTSITLDIYNLQVNIISKEYTFEALINEVQKEFDI
- the ahbC gene encoding 12,18-didecarboxysiroheme deacetylase, encoding MIGISKLYCGTVEPSDALRYGRESGKLPSHLLQFSKDKKPVVVWNMGRRCNLHCVHCYAQSQDIEYKDELTTRQGKDLIDDLADFGSPVILFSGGEPLMRKDLPELAQYATSKGMRAVISTNGTLIDENMAKVLKEIGLSYVGVSLDGMRETNDKFRGMKGAFDAALQGMRYCKKEGIKVGLRLTINKKNAADIPAIFDLLEEEGIPRVCFYHLVYAGRGSKLVEEDLTHEESRKVLDLIMDRTKAMHDKGFPMEVLTVDNHCDGPYVYFRLLEEDPERAADVYELLMMNQGNSTGIGIGCVSWDGSVHADQFWRHYSFGNVKERKFSEIWTDTNDELMAGLKNRKPLIKANADRCARCKWFDICNGNFRVRAEAIYDNVWADDPACYLTKEEIGYDEG
- the cobA gene encoding uroporphyrinogen-III C-methyltransferase, translated to MKGTKSGKVYLVGSGPGDPDLLTIKARRLIDEAEVIVYDQLPGKKIIASMPKGAEKIDVGKYAGSHTLKQDQINQVLVDKAKEGKKVVRLKGGDPYVFGRGGEEAQVLVREGIEVEVVPGITSAIAAPAYAGIPVTHRDHASMVTFITGHEDPTKDDSALDWDALARFSGTIVILMGVSMLPRNVNELLHHGKDPNTLVALIERGTRPDQRTTVGTLKNIVDLAKERGVKAPAITIIGGVVGLHDELGEQKVQ